A genomic region of Platichthys flesus chromosome 4, fPlaFle2.1, whole genome shotgun sequence contains the following coding sequences:
- the yif1b gene encoding protein YIF1B isoform X1 — MDPTAAQPSFRQRKLQPNMRLRNNAGDGSDSMFEDTSGAGLGPQSGYRNQHAGPQAEGFPGQSLLSDPMSNLAMAYGSSLASQGREMVDKNLDRFIPISKLKYYFAVDTLYVGKKLGLLVFPYMHKNWEVSYQQDTPVAPRFDVNAPDLYIPAMGFITYVLVAGLALGTQNKFSPELLGVQASSAFVWLVMEVLAVLLSLYLVTVNTDLTTIDLLAFSGYKYVGMIVGVVAGLLFGKPAYYLSLLWCCAAIFVFMIRTLRLKLLSEAAAEGRLVRGARNQLRMYLTMSIAAAQPIFMYWLTYHLIR, encoded by the exons ATGGATCCCACTGCAGCTCAGCCCAGCTTCAGACAGCGTAAGTTAC AGCCTAATATGCGTCTAAGGAACAACGCCGGAGATGGGTCAGATAGTATGTTTGAGGATACAAGTGGAGCTGGGCTCGGACCACAGAGCGGCTACAG GAATCAGCACGCTGGGCCGCAAGCAGAAGGCTTCCCAGGCCAGTCCCTCTTGTCAGACCCCATGTCTAACCTGGCCATGGCGTACGGCAGCTCGTTGGCATCCCAAGGGAGGGAAATGGTGGATAAGAAT CTGGACAGGTTCATCCCAATTTCTAAGCTGAAATACTACTTTGCCGTGGACACATTGTACGTAGGGAAGAAGCTGGGCCTTCTAGTTTTCCCTTACATGCACAAG AACTGGGAGGTGAGCTACCAGCAGGACACTCCAGTGGCTCCTCGCTTTGACGTGAACGCTCCTGACCTTTACATTCCTGCCATGGGCTTCATCACATACGTCCTGGTGGCCGGACTGGCCCTCGGCACACAGAACAA GTTTTCCCCGGAGCTGCTGGGAGTTCAGGCCAGCTCAGCGTTTGTGTGGTTGGTCATGGAGGTGCTGGCAGTCTTGCTGTCCCTCTACCTTGTGACCGTAAACACAGACCTCACAACCATAGACCTGCTGGCTTTTTCTGGCTACAAATATGTTGG GATGATCGTAGGTGTAGTAGCAGGCCTGTTGTTTGGGAAGCCAGCGTATTATCTCTCTCTACTGTGGTGCTGTGCTGCCATCTTTGTCTTCATG ATCCGCACACTGCGTCTGAAGCTGCTATCCGAGGCGGCGGCAGAGGGTAGGCTGGTGAGAGGAGCCCGGAATCAGCTGAGGATGTACCTCACCATGTCTATAGCAGCTGCGCAGCCCATCTTCATGTACTGGCTCACCTACCACCTCATCAGATAA
- the yif1b gene encoding protein YIF1B isoform X2 codes for MDPTAAQPSFRQQPNMRLRNNAGDGSDSMFEDTSGAGLGPQSGYRNQHAGPQAEGFPGQSLLSDPMSNLAMAYGSSLASQGREMVDKNLDRFIPISKLKYYFAVDTLYVGKKLGLLVFPYMHKNWEVSYQQDTPVAPRFDVNAPDLYIPAMGFITYVLVAGLALGTQNKFSPELLGVQASSAFVWLVMEVLAVLLSLYLVTVNTDLTTIDLLAFSGYKYVGMIVGVVAGLLFGKPAYYLSLLWCCAAIFVFMIRTLRLKLLSEAAAEGRLVRGARNQLRMYLTMSIAAAQPIFMYWLTYHLIR; via the exons ATGGATCCCACTGCAGCTCAGCCCAGCTTCAGACAGC AGCCTAATATGCGTCTAAGGAACAACGCCGGAGATGGGTCAGATAGTATGTTTGAGGATACAAGTGGAGCTGGGCTCGGACCACAGAGCGGCTACAG GAATCAGCACGCTGGGCCGCAAGCAGAAGGCTTCCCAGGCCAGTCCCTCTTGTCAGACCCCATGTCTAACCTGGCCATGGCGTACGGCAGCTCGTTGGCATCCCAAGGGAGGGAAATGGTGGATAAGAAT CTGGACAGGTTCATCCCAATTTCTAAGCTGAAATACTACTTTGCCGTGGACACATTGTACGTAGGGAAGAAGCTGGGCCTTCTAGTTTTCCCTTACATGCACAAG AACTGGGAGGTGAGCTACCAGCAGGACACTCCAGTGGCTCCTCGCTTTGACGTGAACGCTCCTGACCTTTACATTCCTGCCATGGGCTTCATCACATACGTCCTGGTGGCCGGACTGGCCCTCGGCACACAGAACAA GTTTTCCCCGGAGCTGCTGGGAGTTCAGGCCAGCTCAGCGTTTGTGTGGTTGGTCATGGAGGTGCTGGCAGTCTTGCTGTCCCTCTACCTTGTGACCGTAAACACAGACCTCACAACCATAGACCTGCTGGCTTTTTCTGGCTACAAATATGTTGG GATGATCGTAGGTGTAGTAGCAGGCCTGTTGTTTGGGAAGCCAGCGTATTATCTCTCTCTACTGTGGTGCTGTGCTGCCATCTTTGTCTTCATG ATCCGCACACTGCGTCTGAAGCTGCTATCCGAGGCGGCGGCAGAGGGTAGGCTGGTGAGAGGAGCCCGGAATCAGCTGAGGATGTACCTCACCATGTCTATAGCAGCTGCGCAGCCCATCTTCATGTACTGGCTCACCTACCACCTCATCAGATAA